The genomic region GGAGAGCAGTACCGCCCACACGGTGGCCACCGCGACCAGCGCGATCGTGGCCGCGACCGCGCGCAGCGGCGCGGCCCGCACCGCCCGCGGCTCGGGCCCCAGCTCCAGCTCCCGGCGGCGCCGCACCCCGAACGCGTACAGCGCGCAGGCCGCGGCGGCCAGCAGCGCGCCGAGCGCGGTCAGCCCCGGTTCGGCCTTCACCAGACCGGTCCGCAGCACCAGCGCGGCGTTCACGGCCAGGACCATGGCGGTGCGGCTCCAGGCGAGCACCGTCCGCTCGGCCTGCAGGCCGGGATCGCGGACCGGGTCCGGGCGCTCGTTCATCCGGAGTACCCGACGATCAGCACGCAGAAGACCACCGCCGCCACCGCCACGCAGACCGTCAGCACCAGCAGGGCGTGGGTGTGCGGCAGCCCCCGCCCTGCCCGCATCGCCCGCTCCACCATGGCCCAGCGCCGGTACGCCGCCGCGCCGAGGCCGGCCCCGCCGAGCGCCAGCACCACCGCGAGCGCGGCCCGCACCGCGGCTGGGGCGAGCTTGGGGGTCAGCTGGTCGATCGCGATCGCGCCCGCCAGCAGCGCCAGCGCCGTCCGTATCCAGGCCAGGAAGGTGCGCTCGTTGGCCAGCGAGAAGCGGTAGTCGGGGTCCTCGTCCTCCTTGCGCCAAGCGGGCTCGGGCATCGGACGGTCCCTCCGGGTACGTGCGAGTTACGTGCGAGTTCTGAATCGACCCTAGGGGAAGCCTCCCCTGCCCGCGCAACGGGGGTGCGGGAGGCAGGGCGGGCCGACGCCCCGGTCGGCTCTGTCCGGGGTGCGGGGCGGGCGCGGTGCGCCGAGGCTGGAGGGTATGGGTACTAATCAGACTGATCAGAAGATCTTCGCCGGCTTCCAGGTCAATCGTCAGCTGCTCAGCGCCGGCCTGGTGCTCGGCGGGGTGGGCGCGGCCGCGGGACTGCTGGGCACGGTGCTGGTCGGGGTGGCGCTGGCCACCGCGGGACGCGGCTGGGTGCGGCAGCTGGAGACGCCGCCCACTGAGCGCGCCGCCCGGACACTGCAGCAGGCCAGGGCCGCCTCGCAGGCCGGCCTGGACGCCTGGCGCAACGCGGCCTCGGTCAACTGACCGGACCACCGCCGAGCTCGGCCCGCAGCGTCCGCTTGATGATCTTCCCGGTCGGGTTGCGCGGCAGCGGCTCGATCCGGAAGAACACGTGCGCCGGGACCTTGAAGGCGGCCAGCCGGGCACCGACGTGCGCGCGCAGCTCCGTCGCGTCGGCGGTCGCGCCCGGGCGCAGCCGGACCACCGCCGCGACCTCCTCGCCCAGCAGCGGGTGCGGCAGGCCGAGCACCGCGACGTCCGCGACCGCCGGGTGGTCGTGCAGCACGCCCTCGACCTCCACGCAGTACACGTTCTCGCCGCCGCGGATCACCAGGTCCTTGAGCCGGTCGACCACGTAGATCTCGCCATCCCGCACGCAGGCCAGGTCGCCGGTGTGGAACCAGTCCTCGGTGAAGGCGGCGGCGGTGGCCTCGGGCTGGTTCCAGTAGCCGCGGAACACGGCCTGCCCGCGCAGCCACAGCTCGCCGACCTCGCCGTCGGGCAGCGCCTGCCCCGCGCCGTCCGCGATCCGCACCGCGAGCGCGGGGCAAGGGCGGCCGATGCTGTCGGGGTGTTCCAGGTAGCGGGCGCCGACGTTGGCGATCACTCCGCCGCAGGTCTCGGTGAGCCCGTAGCCGTTGCGGGCCTCGACCCGGCCGTCGAACCGGCGGCGGATCCGCCTGGCCAGGTCCGGCGGGGCGGCGGCGCCACCGGTGTTGATCATCGCCAGGCCGGGCAGCCGGTGCTCCGTGGCATCGGCCGCGTCGAGCAGGCCCAGGGCGGTGGCCGGCACCCCGCTGTAGGTGGTGACCCGGTGCCGGGTGATCAGCTCCAGGGCCGTCGCCGGGTCCCACTTGCGCATCAGCACCGCCGTGCCGCCGTTGCTCATCAGGGGGAAGAGCGTGGTGAAGGCGGCCACGTGGAAGAACGGGAAGGTCAGCAGGACCGTCTGCGGCTGGATCCGGGCGAGGTCCCGGCCGGCGGTCAGCGCCGAGGTGGCGGCGAAGAAGCGCGGGCCCACGGTGGCCGCGCACCAGGCGGACTGGGTGGCGACCACGCCTTTGGGGCGGCCGGTGGTGCCGGAGGTGTACATGATGGTGGCGTCGTCCTCGGGGGAGATCGCCACCTCGGGGGCCGACACACCGTCAGCGGGGGGCGGCAGCTCCTCGAACCGCTCGACCCGCTCGCCGGTCGCGGGACCGGGTACCCCGACGGTCAGCAGCCAGGGCCGCTCGGGCTGGGCGGCCAGCCAGGGCGCCACCCGCTCGGCCCGCTCGGGATCGGTGACCAGCAGCCCGGGCCGGCAGTCGTCCAGCGCGTGGGCCAGCTCCTCGGCCTCCCACCAGGCGTTCAGCGGCACCGCGATCAGCCCGGCCAGCTGGGTGGCCCAGAACGCGACCTGCCACTCCAGCAGGTTGCGCATCGCGATCGCCACCCGGTCGCCGGGGCGCAGCCCGTACTCGGCCAGACAGCGGTGCGCCAGCGCGGCGGCGGCCGCGTAGTGCGAGGCGAAGGTGTGGCTGCTGTCGTCCAGCACCAGGAAGGGGCGGTCGCCGTGCGCCCTGGTGGACTCCAGGAAGTCGCGCAGCACGGCGGGCCCGTTGACGTACCGTCGGCCCCGTGGCGTCTCGACGGCGTGGAACGGCGTGCCGGGGGCCGAGAGCGCGGCCTGCACCCGGGCGACGACGGCGAGCGAGCTGCTGGACGGGGTGGTCATCGGCGCGTCCTCATCGACGAGGGGGTACCACGAAGAGGGGGCGGCGGGCCGCTTCCTGGGCGACCCGCCGCTGCTACGGAGCGCCGGCTACAGACCGAGCGACTTGGCGATGATCGTCTTCATGACCTCGCTGGTTCCGCCGTAGATCCGGAACACCCGGTTGTCGGTGTAGAGACGGGCGATCGGGTACTCCAGGATGTAGCCGTAACCGCCGTGCAGCTGCAGGCACTTGTCGATGACGACCGAGGCCGCCTCGGTGCAGAAGAGCTTGGCCTCGGCGGCGTCCGCCACGGTCAGCTGGCCGTTCTGGTACAGCTCCAGGGCCTGGTCGACCATCGCCTCCATCGCGGTGACCTGGGACTTGCAGTCGGCCAGCACGAACTTGGTGTTCTGGAAGTCGGCCACCGCCTGGCCGAAGACCTTGCGCTCCTTGACGTACTTCAGCGCGAAGTTGACCGCCGCCGCGGCCGCCGCGTAGCCGCCGACCGCGATCGCCAGGCGCTCCTGCACCAGGTTGTGGGTCAGGTAGCTGAACGCCTTGCCCTCCTCGCCGAGCAGGTCGGCCACCGGGACCTTGACGTCGACGAAGGAGAGCTCGGCGGTGTCGGAGGTGCGCAGGCCGATCTTCTCCAGCTTGCGGCCGACCGAGTAGCCCTCGGACTTGGTGTCCACGCAGAGGATGGACATGCCGGCCCGGCGGTTGGCCGGGTCGTACGGGCTGGTGCGGGCGACCACCAGGACCATGTCGGCGACCACGCCGCCGGTGATGAAGGTCTTGGCGCCGTTGAGGACGTAGTGCGTACCGTCCTCGGAGAGCTTGGCGGTGGTGGTGATGCCGGCGAGGTCGGAACCGGTGCCCGGCTCGGTCATCGCGATCGCGGTCATCCTGTCGCCGGAGACGAAGTCCGGCAGCCAACGCTGCTTCTGCTCCTCGTTGGCGTACTCCAGCAGGTACGGCAGCACCAGGCCGGTGTGCACGCCGGAGGAGCCGAAGCTCACGCCCGCGCGGTGGACCTCCTCGGTGATGATCGCCTGGTACTTGAAGCCGGTCTCGCCCGCGCCGCCGTACTCCTCCGGCACCTCGATGCCGAAGACGCCCAGGTCGCCGAGCTTCTTGTAGAACTCGCGCGGCGGGTGGCCGGCGGCCTCCCAGCTCTCGTGGACCGGGACGACCTCCTTGGCGATGAAGTCGCGGATGGTGGCGCGGAACGCCTCGTGGTCCTCGTTGTACACAGTCCGGCGCACGACGGCGCTCCCTTCGCACAGGGGTTGATCGCTGGCTAAGTTAATCCCCAGTAGCTTTCCTGTCCAGACTCCTCGCGCGGCCGCCGTGTCACAGATCGCGACGGCACGCTGTGCTGCGGCGGTGGACCAGCGGGGCCTTTATGTGAATCATTGCTAGCCACGGACAGGAGCTGTGGGGCGAGCCGCCCCAGGAGGTGCGCGGATGGTGCGGGAGAGCCGGGCGGGAACGGTCGCGGCCCCGGCGCGCCGACCGCGGGGGCGCCGGACGCAGATCCTGCTGGCGGCCGCCGAGCAGTTCCACCGCCGCGGCTACCACCAGGTGGCGATGGCCGAGGTGGCCGCCGCGGTCGGGATCACCGCGCCGGCGCTCTACCGGCACTTCCGGGGCAAGCCCGAGCTGCTGCGCCAGGCCGTGCGCGGCGGTCTCGCCGAGCTCG from Kitasatospora azatica KCTC 9699 harbors:
- a CDS encoding DUF202 domain-containing protein; amino-acid sequence: MNERPDPVRDPGLQAERTVLAWSRTAMVLAVNAALVLRTGLVKAEPGLTALGALLAAAACALYAFGVRRRRELELGPEPRAVRAAPLRAVAATIALVAVATVWAVLLSR
- a CDS encoding YidH family protein; the protein is MPEPAWRKEDEDPDYRFSLANERTFLAWIRTALALLAGAIAIDQLTPKLAPAAVRAALAVVLALGGAGLGAAAYRRWAMVERAMRAGRGLPHTHALLVLTVCVAVAAVVFCVLIVGYSG
- a CDS encoding class I adenylate-forming enzyme family protein — encoded protein: MTTPSSSSLAVVARVQAALSAPGTPFHAVETPRGRRYVNGPAVLRDFLESTRAHGDRPFLVLDDSSHTFASHYAAAAALAHRCLAEYGLRPGDRVAIAMRNLLEWQVAFWATQLAGLIAVPLNAWWEAEELAHALDDCRPGLLVTDPERAERVAPWLAAQPERPWLLTVGVPGPATGERVERFEELPPPADGVSAPEVAISPEDDATIMYTSGTTGRPKGVVATQSAWCAATVGPRFFAATSALTAGRDLARIQPQTVLLTFPFFHVAAFTTLFPLMSNGGTAVLMRKWDPATALELITRHRVTTYSGVPATALGLLDAADATEHRLPGLAMINTGGAAAPPDLARRIRRRFDGRVEARNGYGLTETCGGVIANVGARYLEHPDSIGRPCPALAVRIADGAGQALPDGEVGELWLRGQAVFRGYWNQPEATAAAFTEDWFHTGDLACVRDGEIYVVDRLKDLVIRGGENVYCVEVEGVLHDHPAVADVAVLGLPHPLLGEEVAAVVRLRPGATADATELRAHVGARLAAFKVPAHVFFRIEPLPRNPTGKIIKRTLRAELGGGPVS
- a CDS encoding acyl-CoA dehydrogenase family protein, with translation MRRTVYNEDHEAFRATIRDFIAKEVVPVHESWEAAGHPPREFYKKLGDLGVFGIEVPEEYGGAGETGFKYQAIITEEVHRAGVSFGSSGVHTGLVLPYLLEYANEEQKQRWLPDFVSGDRMTAIAMTEPGTGSDLAGITTTAKLSEDGTHYVLNGAKTFITGGVVADMVLVVARTSPYDPANRRAGMSILCVDTKSEGYSVGRKLEKIGLRTSDTAELSFVDVKVPVADLLGEEGKAFSYLTHNLVQERLAIAVGGYAAAAAAVNFALKYVKERKVFGQAVADFQNTKFVLADCKSQVTAMEAMVDQALELYQNGQLTVADAAEAKLFCTEAASVVIDKCLQLHGGYGYILEYPIARLYTDNRVFRIYGGTSEVMKTIIAKSLGL